One window of Thermodesulfobacteriota bacterium genomic DNA carries:
- a CDS encoding amidohydrolase family protein has translation MDRRSFLKASALFGSKFLLGATGLASLTNCGSRSDWRSIQYPKILLDNFRLFNGLNYSLQNGQIVLIEGDKIIGIERKGDLNQYKGFRHFDLNGWTLLPGLIDNHVHITSPFTTTGNLNVLLQKDEQFELNFKNCVMSGVTTVRDVGGFPGMIRKFTERADKNQIPGPRVISSLSMIAAREGTQLGWPMYAPYIEDPTLKRIMGGNFAERPTTVEQINEVCEEMVRLGAVWLKTLHQDQSFHHQACRLPNHTDDGYKAILEKGRKHGIRCAMHAMFVSGFNKGVDLGYHTLEHTPMDAIITDGYADRFAKNDAAIIPTIRIFEDFLIARKLMKLIEARGQEYLSPEALKQVTASLKKILAVDQGDLSDEDRRSLRVDPLYFKDMFPNVIKNIAKLKSAGAKIGIGTDSGSTISLFGLFSDELKYMASAGISNFETLRMATVENADILNMQDRIGTIEKGKWADLIAIEGDPLADLDSMNNVRMVMKGGAFIKSEGIAGLGV, from the coding sequence TTGGACAGAAGATCTTTCCTGAAGGCGTCCGCTCTGTTTGGATCTAAGTTCCTGCTAGGAGCAACAGGTCTTGCTTCACTGACCAACTGTGGTTCACGCTCCGATTGGAGAAGTATTCAGTATCCCAAAATCCTCTTAGATAATTTTCGCCTCTTTAACGGATTGAATTACAGTCTTCAAAATGGTCAAATTGTTTTGATAGAAGGCGACAAAATTATTGGAATTGAAAGAAAAGGAGATCTGAATCAGTACAAAGGTTTCCGGCATTTTGATCTGAACGGTTGGACTTTGCTACCAGGCCTTATCGACAACCATGTTCATATAACCTCCCCATTCACCACCACGGGCAACCTAAACGTTTTATTGCAAAAAGATGAACAATTTGAACTCAATTTCAAAAATTGTGTGATGAGCGGGGTCACCACCGTTCGTGACGTTGGTGGTTTTCCCGGAATGATTAGAAAATTCACCGAAAGAGCTGATAAAAATCAAATTCCCGGACCCAGGGTAATCAGTTCCCTGTCGATGATTGCAGCAAGAGAGGGAACGCAACTGGGATGGCCTATGTATGCCCCTTATATTGAAGATCCGACATTGAAACGAATCATGGGCGGTAATTTTGCTGAACGGCCGACAACAGTGGAACAAATCAATGAGGTATGTGAAGAAATGGTGAGGCTGGGCGCCGTATGGTTGAAAACGCTTCACCAGGATCAAAGCTTTCATCACCAGGCGTGTAGACTGCCCAATCATACCGATGACGGGTATAAGGCCATACTAGAGAAAGGTAGAAAACACGGCATCAGATGTGCCATGCATGCGATGTTTGTCAGCGGATTTAACAAAGGTGTGGACCTTGGGTATCATACCCTTGAACATACACCCATGGATGCAATCATCACTGACGGGTATGCCGACAGGTTCGCCAAAAATGATGCGGCCATTATACCCACCATCAGGATATTCGAAGATTTTCTTATAGCCAGAAAGCTGATGAAATTGATAGAGGCACGGGGCCAGGAATACCTTTCACCTGAAGCTCTTAAGCAAGTCACCGCGTCGCTTAAGAAAATTCTTGCCGTCGACCAAGGCGATTTGAGTGATGAGGACCGGCGCAGCCTGCGGGTGGACCCTTTGTATTTCAAAGACATGTTTCCCAATGTGATTAAGAATATCGCAAAACTCAAGAGCGCAGGGGCGAAGATAGGTATAGGAACGGATAGCGGTTCTACCATCAGCTTGTTCGGTTTATTTAGCGACGAATTGAAATACATGGCCTCAGCCGGAATCTCCAATTTTGAAACCCTTCGAATGGCCACCGTTGAAAATGCCGACATTCTCAATATGCAGGATAGAATTGGAACCATTGAAAAAGGAAAATGGGCCGACCTCATCGCCATCGAAGGCGATCCGCTGGCAGACCTTGACTCGATGAATAATGTCCGCATGGTTATGAAAGGAGGGGCATTCATCAAAAGTGAGGGTATTGCCGGTTTAGGTGTTTGA
- a CDS encoding tRNA-binding protein, translating into MAKHTKPIVSFEKTFDKLDIRVGRVIDVSFETRTHKPTYKMTIDFGKFGNRISYGRFTMHSPEEVKDRLVLGVLNFEPRQMGPIKSEVLILGVQYPKAESGEATFVSPAVNAKIGSKLF; encoded by the coding sequence ATGGCAAAACATACAAAACCAATTGTATCTTTCGAAAAAACATTCGACAAACTCGATATTCGGGTGGGTAGGGTCATAGACGTTAGTTTTGAAACAAGAACACATAAGCCAACCTATAAGATGACCATAGACTTCGGGAAATTTGGAAACCGGATAAGCTACGGTCGTTTTACCATGCACTCCCCTGAGGAAGTGAAAGACAGGCTTGTGCTGGGTGTATTGAATTTTGAGCCCAGACAAATGGGCCCTATCAAATCCGAGGTTCTTATTTTAGGAGTTCAATACCCCAAGGCGGAGAGTGGTGAAGCCACCTTTGTATCGCCGGCGGTAAATGCAAAAATAGGCAGCAAGCTGTTTTAG
- a CDS encoding Txe/YoeB family addiction module toxin — MNWRVVFTKQAQKDAKKISASGLKQKAETLINILRENPYQAPPPFEKLLGDLAGAYSRRINIQHRIVYQIINEEKIVKIIRMWTHYE, encoded by the coding sequence GTGAACTGGCGAGTTGTTTTTACAAAACAAGCTCAAAAAGATGCAAAAAAAATATCCGCTTCCGGTCTAAAGCAAAAAGCTGAAACATTAATAAATATTCTTCGTGAAAACCCATATCAAGCTCCACCTCCTTTTGAAAAATTATTAGGTGATTTAGCAGGTGCATATTCGCGTCGAATAAATATTCAGCATCGGATAGTCTATCAGATCATCAACGAAGAAAAAATTGTAAAAATTATTCGTATGTGGACCCATTATGAATAG
- a CDS encoding DUF4412 domain-containing protein, whose translation MLRKSFPKRFAGLVVFIAIFFWFASASAVEFSADVNQRLHGTDLTGKIFVKGEKYRLEQQDNKKRRMFIIVDQKANLTIVVDPAEKNYMETPSQGMVSLMNDPLQSARYMEQKHKKVLLGDEIVSGFKCKKMKYESQGKELMTVWKSIKLGFVLKITLPDKKKSFLQLKNIKEGAVDNALLRVPAGYAKKEDPRKKREREEAALNVTTGSVKGSAPWARRIGPGGEIRVKVDSKRSVRFKIYNLTKEESVFTISAFRKNRPVKMDIKKTYSLKGKGRRIKPLLGMQNRADEVSVKVNKGKIIAEIMVEESSFAKDKIQSFFILTGIRDSVKGVFLKSGRPLRLKIAGDSQDASESKVKVSFYKDNNYKDKIDQAVVVLKNGQTKTWEYPMDKGIKTVDFKVAKKGGVKVRIEQPAPKKAAVTKKARKIVRTKSSRPAGKSVSKTSRGKPSGLKLSREEARIINKAINANDIAAVEVELDRGMNIDSILYGKTILMQASNIGTPDMVKMLISRGANLNYRTQRGDNALSVGMSNSKHWTKMVPVLVNAGISIDDKTPIWKLAFKTKKRKLKPEAKKLLKLLFAKGASPDSYSSKKKTTVIMYYAKKGWLEPLRFFLDQGANVNARSTDGQTALSSALTKPRRPEKPAQKKERQAVIKLLRSRGAK comes from the coding sequence ATGCTCAGGAAAAGTTTTCCCAAACGGTTTGCAGGATTGGTTGTATTTATCGCTATTTTCTTTTGGTTCGCTTCGGCCTCGGCTGTTGAGTTTAGCGCAGACGTCAACCAGAGACTTCACGGCACGGATTTGACCGGCAAGATATTTGTTAAGGGTGAAAAGTATCGTCTGGAACAACAGGATAATAAAAAACGGCGGATGTTTATTATTGTTGACCAGAAGGCCAACCTGACAATCGTTGTCGATCCTGCTGAAAAGAACTATATGGAAACCCCCAGCCAGGGCATGGTGAGTTTGATGAACGATCCTTTGCAAAGTGCCAGATACATGGAGCAGAAGCATAAAAAAGTACTTCTCGGTGACGAGATAGTCAGCGGTTTTAAATGTAAAAAGATGAAATATGAGTCCCAGGGCAAGGAATTGATGACCGTGTGGAAGTCCATCAAGCTTGGCTTTGTGCTTAAAATAACCCTACCCGATAAAAAGAAGTCTTTTCTCCAGTTGAAAAACATCAAAGAAGGTGCGGTGGACAATGCCCTGCTAAGGGTTCCGGCCGGATACGCCAAAAAGGAAGACCCCAGAAAGAAGCGGGAACGCGAGGAAGCAGCTCTGAATGTAACTACCGGTTCGGTCAAGGGCAGTGCTCCCTGGGCCAGGCGTATCGGTCCGGGTGGCGAAATCAGGGTCAAGGTCGATTCTAAAAGATCGGTTCGGTTCAAAATATACAACCTGACTAAAGAAGAGTCTGTTTTTACTATCTCCGCCTTTAGAAAGAACCGGCCGGTAAAAATGGACATCAAAAAAACCTATTCCCTGAAGGGAAAAGGACGTAGAATTAAACCCCTTTTGGGGATGCAAAACAGGGCCGATGAGGTTTCGGTAAAAGTCAATAAAGGCAAAATCATTGCTGAAATCATGGTTGAAGAATCTTCCTTTGCCAAAGATAAAATACAATCTTTTTTTATCCTAACCGGTATCAGAGATTCAGTAAAGGGAGTTTTTTTGAAATCCGGGCGGCCATTGCGCCTTAAGATTGCCGGTGACAGCCAGGACGCCTCTGAGTCCAAAGTGAAGGTTAGCTTTTACAAAGACAACAACTACAAGGACAAGATAGACCAGGCTGTGGTGGTGCTGAAAAACGGGCAGACCAAGACCTGGGAATACCCCATGGATAAAGGTATTAAGACTGTTGATTTCAAAGTTGCCAAAAAGGGCGGGGTTAAAGTCAGGATCGAACAACCGGCCCCGAAAAAAGCGGCCGTAACCAAAAAAGCCCGTAAAATTGTTCGTACAAAATCCTCGAGGCCGGCCGGTAAATCTGTTTCTAAAACCTCACGTGGCAAACCTTCCGGCCTGAAACTTTCCCGGGAAGAGGCCAGAATAATCAATAAGGCCATTAATGCCAATGACATTGCCGCAGTGGAGGTTGAACTTGACAGGGGCATGAATATAGACTCCATACTCTACGGCAAGACGATCCTTATGCAGGCCTCCAATATAGGCACTCCCGACATGGTAAAAATGCTTATCTCCCGGGGTGCAAATCTAAATTACCGGACCCAACGGGGAGATAACGCCCTATCTGTTGGCATGAGCAACAGTAAGCACTGGACAAAGATGGTTCCTGTCCTGGTGAATGCGGGTATTTCCATTGATGATAAAACACCCATCTGGAAGCTTGCTTTCAAGACCAAAAAGCGCAAACTGAAACCCGAAGCCAAAAAGTTGCTGAAGCTTCTGTTTGCAAAAGGGGCCAGCCCTGATTCTTATTCCAGCAAGAAAAAAACCACCGTGATCATGTATTACGCTAAAAAAGGCTGGCTTGAACCGCTCCGGTTCTTCCTGGACCAGGGGGCAAATGTGAACGCAAGGAGTACGGATGGTCAAACAGCCTTAAGCTCAGCCCTAACCAAACCCCGCCGGCCCGAAAAACCGGCCCAGAAAAAGGAGCGCCAGGCCGTCATTAAGTTGTTAAGATCCAGAGGCGCCAAATAA
- a CDS encoding DUF169 domain-containing protein gives MDTHILKSLPDFLEILGLDEEPMGLFYTDEKPVKGFSPKPMDLPTREKEQKNEIDWQAMFSNFSCAIGHIWRARKKKTSAYFSSRQFGCPGCAFWLGFMKPQNETIIHYVSTGIPGRMEGELYCDSPDELRRMFEYVDPRSAPGKYCVIKPLSLFADYQEPELVMFFSRPESLCGLHQLATFVTNDPEVVASPWSAGCGSLAVWPLHYLARGENKAVVGGWDPSARKYFKTDELSFTVPYTMFQQMVKRFGESFLTTKTWATVQKKIVRSKKAWREKL, from the coding sequence ATGGACACCCATATACTAAAATCGCTACCCGATTTTCTTGAAATCCTGGGCCTTGATGAAGAACCGATGGGGCTTTTTTATACGGATGAAAAGCCGGTCAAAGGTTTTTCCCCGAAGCCAATGGACCTCCCCACCCGTGAAAAAGAACAAAAAAACGAAATTGATTGGCAGGCCATGTTCAGTAACTTTTCCTGCGCCATTGGACATATCTGGCGGGCCCGAAAGAAGAAAACGTCGGCTTATTTCAGCTCCCGGCAATTTGGTTGTCCGGGTTGTGCGTTTTGGCTCGGATTCATGAAGCCTCAAAACGAAACCATCATCCATTATGTTTCCACCGGGATACCCGGCCGGATGGAAGGTGAACTTTACTGTGATTCACCGGATGAACTGAGACGCATGTTTGAATATGTAGATCCAAGATCTGCGCCCGGAAAATATTGTGTGATAAAACCGTTAAGTCTTTTTGCAGACTACCAGGAACCCGAACTGGTCATGTTTTTCTCCAGACCGGAATCCCTTTGCGGTCTTCACCAGCTTGCTACCTTTGTCACCAATGATCCTGAAGTGGTGGCTTCTCCGTGGAGCGCCGGATGCGGCAGCCTCGCTGTCTGGCCATTGCATTATCTGGCCCGCGGCGAAAACAAAGCGGTGGTTGGCGGCTGGGATCCGTCCGCCAGGAAGTATTTCAAAACCGATGAGCTTTCGTTCACGGTTCCCTACACTATGTTCCAACAGATGGTTAAACGCTTTGGAGAGTCTTTTCTAACCACCAAAACATGGGCCACGGTTCAAAAAAAGATCGTTCGAAGTAAAAAAGCTTGGAGGGAAAAACTTTAG
- a CDS encoding type II toxin-antitoxin system Phd/YefM family antitoxin produces MPTLSATEARTKLYRLIDETSMTHEPIVITGKRGNAVLISENDWRAIQETMYLLNLPGMRESIQDGLLTPIEDCKEEIEW; encoded by the coding sequence ATGCCAACATTATCTGCAACTGAAGCAAGGACAAAATTATACAGACTTATAGATGAGACGTCAATGACACACGAGCCAATCGTAATCACCGGTAAACGAGGAAACGCAGTTCTTATTTCGGAAAATGACTGGCGTGCCATTCAAGAAACTATGTATTTACTAAATTTACCAGGAATGCGAGAATCTATTCAGGATGGTTTGTTAACTCCAATTGAGGATTGCAAAGAGGAAATTGAGTGGTGA